A region of the Pogoniulus pusillus isolate bPogPus1 chromosome 12, bPogPus1.pri, whole genome shotgun sequence genome:
gtgagattggatgtgaggaacaagttctgcagcaggaggctgctgcaacactgcaacaggctgcccaaggaggtggttgaggccccatccctggcaatcttcagagtgaggctgggcagggctatgggcagcctgatctagtggttgatgtccctgctgactgcaggggggttggactggatgacctttggaggtcctttccaactcaaaccgttctgtgattctaacctgTGCTAGGGCAAGACTTGGAATAGCAAAATACAGCCCTGGTTAACAGAGAAGTAGTCTTTCCTGGCAAGTATGGGCAGACAGGGAATGTTGCAATAGTTAGAATCCTAGTAAAAACAATTATGATGATGTTATAATTCTTACAGACTTTATTCTTTTGAGTGAAATGGTGGCACACTGGTGCTGCAGTCTTAACAGAGCATGTGTGAATGATTCTCTGGAGTaattcagcagcagtgctgtctgGAGCATGCCAAGGGAAGGAGCTGAGATAGACTGAGGATGGGTGTTGTGAGGGAAGATGAGATACAAGgtgagagactgaggatgggtgttgtgagggaagatgagatacaaggtgagaggctgaggatggGTGTTGTGAGGGAAGATGAGATACAAGgtgagagactgaggatgggtgttgtgagggaagatgagatgcagggtgagaggctgaggatgggtgttgtgagggaagatgagatgcagggtgagaggctgaggatgggtgttgtgagggaagatgagatgcagggtgagaggctgaggatgggtgttgtgagggaagatgagatgcagggtgagaggctgaggatgggtgttgtgagggaagatgagatacaaggtgagaggctgaggatgggtgttgtgagggaagatgagatgcagggtgagaggctgaggatggGTGTTGTGAGGGAAGATGAGATACAAGgtgagagactgaggatggGTGTTGTGAGGGAAGATAAGATACAAGgtgagagactgaggatggGTGTTGTGAGGGAAGATGAGATACAAGgtgagagactgaggatggGTGTTGTGAGGGAAGATAAGATACAAGgtgagagactgaggatggGTGTTGTGAGGGAAGATAAGATACAAGgtgagagactgaggatggGTGTTGTGAGGGAAGATGAGATACAAGgtgagagactgaggatggGTGTTGTGAGGGAAGATGAGATACAAGgtgagagactgaggatggGTGTTGTGAGGGAAGATGAGATACAAGgtgagagactgaggatggGTGTTGTGAGGGAAGATAAGATACAAggtgagaggctgaggatggGTGTTGTGAGGGAAGATGAGATACAAGgtgagagactgaggatgggtgttgtgagggaagatgagatgcagggtgagaggctgaggatgggtgttgtgagggaagatgagatgcagggtgagaggctgaggatgggtgttgtgagggaagatgagatgcagggtgagaggctgaggatgggtgttgtgagggaagatgagatacaaggtgagaggctgaggatgggtgttgtgagggaagatgagatgcagggtgagaggctgaggatggGTGTTGTGAGGGAAGATGAGATACAAGgtgagagactgaggatggGTGTTGTGAGGGAAGATAAGATACAAGgtgagagactgaggatggGTGTTGTGAGGGAAGATGAGATACAAGgtgagagactgaggatggGTGTTGTGAGGGAAGATAAGATACAAGgtgagagactgaggatggGTGTTGTGAGGGAAGATAAGATACAAGgtgagagactgaggatggGTGTTGTGAGGGAAGATGAGATACAAGgtgagagactgaggatggGTGTTGTGAGGGAAGATGAGATACAAGgtgagagactgaggatggGTGTTGTGAGGGAAGATGAGATACAAGgtgagagactgaggatggGTGTTGTGAGGGAAGATAAGATACAAggtgagaggctgaggatggGTGTTGTGAGGGAAGATGAGATACAAGgtgagagactgaggatgggtgttgtgagggaagatgagatgcagggtgagaggctgaggatgggtgttgtgagggaagatgagatgcagggtgagaggctgaggatgggtgttgtgagggaagatgagatacaaggtgagaggctgaggatgggtgttgtgagggaagatgagatacagggtgagaggctgaggatgggtgttgtgagggaagatgagatgcagggtgagaggctgaggatgggtgttgtgagggaagatgagatacagggtgagaggctgaggatgggtgttgtgagggaagatgagatacagggtgagaggctgaggatgggtgttgtgagggaagatgagatacagggtgagaggctgaggatgggtgttgtgagggaagatgagatacaaggtgagaggctgaggatggGTGTTGTGAGGGAAGATGAGATACAAGGTGAGAGACTGAGGATGAGTGTTGTGAGGGAAGATGAGATGCAGggtgagaggctgaggatgggtgttgtgagggaagatgagatgcagggtgagaggctgaggatggGTGTTGTGAGGGAAGATGAGATACAAGgtgagagactgaggatggGTGTTGTGAGGGAAGATGAGATACAAGGTGAGAGACTGAGGATGAGTGTTGTGAGGGAAGATGAGATGCAGggtgagaggctgaggatgggtgttgtgagggaagatgagatgcagggtgagaggctgaggatgggtgttgtgagggaagatgagatacagggtgagaggctgaggatgggtgttgtgagggaagatgagatacagggtgagaggctgaggatggGTGTTGTGAGGGAAGATGAGATACAGGgtgagagactgaggatgggtgttgtgagggaagatgagatacagggtgagaggctgaggatgggtgttgtgagggaagatgagatacagggtgagaggctgaggatgggtgttgtgagggaagatgagatacagggtgagaggctgaggatgggtgttgtgagggaagatgagatacagggtgagaggctgaggatgggtgttgtgagggaagatgagatgcagggtgagaggctgaggatgggtgttgtgagggaagatgagatgcagggtgagaggctgaggatgggtgttgtgagggaagatgagatacaaggtgaggctgaggatgggtgttgtgagggaagatgagatacagggtgagaggctgaggatgAGTGTTGTGAGGGAAGATAAGATACAAggtgagaggctgaggatgggtgttgtgagggaagatgagatgcagggtgagaggctgaggatggGTGTTGTGAGGGAAGATGAGATACAAGgtgagagactgaggatggGTGTTGTGAGGGAAGATGAGATACAAGgtgagagactgaggatggGTGTTGTGAGGGAAGATGAGATGCAGGGTGAGAGGCTGAGATGGGTGTtgtgcagctgctccccagcgtTCAGCTGTAGCCTGGCTCTTGCCTTTCACCAGTTTCTGAGAACACCAGAGCATGCCCTTTCAGGAACAgcattttctttccacagaGCCTCTGCAGAAAGGGTCCAGAGTATCAGGCAGTTACCCAGGATTCCTTGACTGAAAGCATGAGATTTTGCCAGCACAGATGCTGGGATGCTGGCATAACACTTCAAACTCTGAGTGTGACTCCACAGAATCATTAaatggtctggcttggaagggacctccaaagggcatccagtccgaccccctctgcagtcagcagggacatcctccactagagcaggttgcccagagaggtgtccagcctcaccttgaatagctccagggacaggacctctaccacctgcctgggcaagctgttgtgtTGTTCCAGTATCTGTGTTAAGTGCCTCAGAGGGAACAAAAGCATGGAGAAAACCAAGAGTAAGCAGTGTTTGAACATCTTAATATCAACAATAGCAGGAAAACTGGGATACGTTCAGCAGCCCACGTGGTTGATCAGAGCtcttctcagctgctcttctggagaggagaaagctccaaggagaccttattgtggccttccagatctgaagggggctacaagaaagctgctcaGGGGCTTGGGGtgtcaagtagtgataggactggggggattgGATCCAATctagaagagaggagatttagactagatgttaggaagaagtccttcagcatgagggtggtgagacactggcacaggttgcccagggaggtagtgcaagcctcatccctggaggtgtttaaggccaggctggatgaggctgtgggcagcctgctctagtgtgaggtgtccctgcctatggcagggagtttggcactggatgatctatgaggttcccttccaaccctgacagctcTGTGATATTGTTTGACAAGATGTTACAGCCCAGTGGCCAAAGCTGCTGGTTGTGTGGTGAAGATGTATTTGTTCAGCAGTTTGACTGCATCTTCCTGTCTCTTGCAGAATATGCCCAGGTGATCAAGATGTTAGGCAATGGAAGACTGGAGGCATTGTGTTTTGATGGTGTGAAGAGGTTATGTCACATTAGAGGGAAACTAAGAAAAAAGGTAATCTGAAGCACCTCTGAGCAGAGAAGAGTGGCACTGTGGTGATGAAAATGTCTGTGTGTAGCTTGTTACAAAAGTTGTTCTCCTGTGCTCACCATTTTGAGCTGCTTTTTCTTTGATGCCAAACTAATTTGTTCTTCTGTTTGTATTGCCAGCACAAAAGAAAAATAGGCAATCTTTTTGCTTTTGAGTGAAGGTTGTAGTTGAAGGTCTACCTTTGGGGGTCTTTGCACTTCAGGAAAGATGTCTCTTGTGAAATACTGATGTTGCTTGTTCTAGAAACTTCAGTTAtaggagagattgaaactgggaAATGGAAAATTGGATGACTGTTTGCAGGTTATATCTCAGATTTGATCAGTTCTTAGCAGGAGAACTTTTCTTATGATGCAAACTGACACCCAGCATAGGAATGCAAAAGTATAAGAGGGTTGTCCAAAGCCACCTTTTTTTGTGTGCTGTTCCCTAAAGCCAGGATTTGATGCTCCACTTAGTCTGCTCTAGGGAGGAACTGAACAGTTTCCACCTTGTCACTGTGAGCAGCTGAGCGAAGGGTGCTTTGGGTAGGTTATTTTGTAGCTTCCCACAGGCAGCTCAGATGCCATCAGTTcccaaagtcccttcccacaAAGCTGATCTGCAGTAGTTTGTACCTTCAGAGAAGTCAGGAGCACAAGTTTTACATGCTTGACTTCACTGTCTTTGGATGGTGTCCCCTCCTGCCTTAGATGTTACAGCTTTCTGTCCCTTGCTGATGGATGGTGCAGAGGAGGTCCTCTCAGATAGTCTGTTCCAAATAAAGGCagacttctgctctgctcttcctggATTGTTCCACCTTGGAtttatctctagtgctgtcatgtttaaccccctcccccttccactctagtttaaagccctctcaacaagcccagccagctcatgtgccagggtccttctcccccgaGGCAtcagttgtaccccatctgttgcttgccaATGTAAAGTTCCCCAAGAACAAAGAATCCACAGGTTTGTTGGAGGCCTGTCTGTGACTGCAGGTATCCTGCTAGCAGTGTGACCCCTGCTAAGCCTCCTGCAATGCTCTGCCATTAGGAGTTGAAGGTAGTGGAGAATGTGCAGAGATTtatgctgggtgctgcagcatTAATTTCCTGCTGCACTTAGCAATTCCTTGTGAGTGCAAGCAAGGAAATCCCAACTGAAATACCTTGCATCTCCCAAAGAATCAAGCTGGGTATTTATATTAGCAtgtcctgtttcactgacttctGCCTTTGGTCTGACTTAGCAGCAGAGGTGCTAGAAACAGctccttctgttttcttctgcacTTCACTCTGCTTGGCCAGCAGGTTTTGCCGTCCTGTTTTGGCTCATGTGGAGCTCACTTCACAGCGTGGTGGTTTGATGCATTGTTTCTTCAGAAGTAACAACATTAATAGCCACCTCATTGGCTAGAAGCTCTTCCAAGCAGCTTGATTTGCCTTAATAGTAGCTTTATAACACACCAAGTAACAGATCTGTGAGGAATTGTGACCTTGGTTTTGTTGTGAAAACAATTTCCCAAGTGAAGAAAGCAAAAATGCTGACTCCAGTGAAATGTTTCATGTCTCAGGAATCCTAAACATGTTGTTTGACTCTCGTGTTACACAACACAGCTTTCATACCTGCCTAAGacatctcttttctcttccaggTTTGGATAAATACATCTGATATTATATTGGTTGGCTTGAGAGACTACCAGGTAAAAATCCAGGGCCATTTGCCAATGAAGAATGCCTGACAAACAGCTTTGTTTAACGTTGAACTGCAGGGGACGTTGTGAGGAAATTCCCACCTAACTTAGCTGTATTTAGTTAAGCTGCATTGTGAATCTCAGTCCCCTTGTAGGGGACAGAAAGACTGTCAGGATGACAGACCCTGGAGCATCTtgttcttctcagcaaaactctGGGACTTGGtgagcagcaggaagctgctCGCTGGCATCTCACCCaccatgaagggaggctgtagccaggtggggttggtgtcttctcccaggcaaccagcaatagaacaaggggacacagtctcaggttgtgctgggggaagtataggctggatgttaggaagaagttcttcacagagagagtgattggcattggaatgggctgcccagggaggtggtggaggcaccgtccctggtggtgttcaagcaaagcctggctggggcacttagtgccatggtctggttggttgggcagggctgggtgctaggttgggctgggggagcttggaggtctcttccaacctgcttgattctgtgattctgtgttttgccCAGGTGTAGCTGTTTGCTGCTGTGAtagaggagagactgagcaaAACACCAACCACTTTACAGTGATAATTAGAGTTTTGCAGCTTTGGTGTTCAGGTTTTTGCCTTAAGAAGCCAATTGATCAGAGATTAGTTTCTACTTCAGTGGAGTAGAACTATTTTACCTTATTTAAAGGGTAGTGGAAAACAGGCTTCAGATTTTCCCATGGTCAGTGCTTTTTCTTGAATGTTCTGTCATCAGTTGTGTGAAGATTCTGCTTCACACGTTGGATTTGTAGAACATTTAAGATGTTGTTATTGACTGTGCATGCTAAACTACTTCAAACTAGGAAGCTTTACCACTCTGTGACTGACCACCCAGCACCCCATGGTGTGTTTTCTGAAGACAGATTCATTCCCAAGGCATGAAAGTGAACTTCTCCGATTAATGAAGGAGAAAATTACCTCTCAGAAGAAATGAGCACTTACTTTTACTTTGCATTTAAAGGAtctggaagggaaggaggaacaaGATCCTTTTCTGTAAATACAATCACAgagtgggctgggttggaagggacctccaaagatcatccagaccaagcccctctgcagtcagcagggacatactcaactagatcaggttgccctgagcctcgctttgaatacctccagggatgagaccccAGCCACCATAATTTAGATGTTCCTAATTTACCAATAGGGTTAATAAGGTTTTATAGTCATAGGTGACTGATAAATTGCAATCAATTCTTCTTCAGGATAACAAGGCTGATGTTATTCTAAAGTACAATGCAGATGAAGCCAGAAGTCTGAAAGCATATGGGGAGCTTCCAGAACACGGTAAGCATCTTCTCACTTCCATGCAGAAGCTCACATTAGAGAAAGATACTGACTCCAGCTTGACTCTGTGTGAACACACTCCTCAACTCCTCTGAATTCCTCTGCAGCTAAAATCAATGAAACTGACACATTTGGACCTGGAGATGATGATGAAATCCAGTTTGATGATATTGGAGATGACGACGAAGATATTGACGACGTAAGTAGTAAACGTTTGGGTTTGTGTCATGTGCTTGAGAAGCTGTTTCCTGCTGGTGTGGAGCAAGGAAAAGAGTTCCCTGATGTTCAGAACTCCTCAGATTCTTGGGGCCTGCTTCAGAAAGTGGTGTGGgtgtgtgcaggctgctttcACTTCTCTAGTCATAGAGTCagtaaggttggaaaggacctgtaaGACCCAAGGGAGTTGACTGCATCCAAGGAGGCAGCTGATGATGTCCATATTGAAGGAACTGAATGTAGCCCTCAGTGCCACTCTGAAGTGTAAGCTCCTTACAAGAAGCTTGTggtggaaagcaaagcagatgaTGAAGCTTTAGCAGACTTGTAAGATTTGCATGCTTCCACTGCACAGTAGGCCAAAAGGAAGGCACAAGGATTGGTGTGTCATCTCCTGTGCCAtgcagggcagctgtggagcCAGGATGAGCCACAGACTGCtattgcagcctgctctggacactcggtgctgcagcaggtcacaGCTTAGGAGATGGTTTGGCAAGTTGCATGAACACTTTTCTGATTCCTCACTATCTAACAACAGCTACAGAAAGAATTGAGAGGTCTGCAGTTTCCAAACCACAAAGTCTCCATTTTTGTTTACATAAACACCACTAAAGGCTGCATCTTAGTAGTTGCAAAGGTTAACCATAATCCCTTAGTCCTCAGTTTACTGAGTGTCACAGTTAGTTGTGTTACTGCTTATCACCAAACCCTAGGGACTGACCCTCCACACTCTTAAGTGGCAGTAGTAAAACGGTGGTAATTCAGAAGAGGTAGGAAATTGCAGGAGTAGAATCTGCTGTGaaatggttttatttttaaggTGCTGCCCTTTGTTTTCCACTTGAGAGATGAGAGTGTACAGGGTCAGCTGGCTCAGAGGATGAGGAGTAACTTCCTGAGCCAATGAGTTAA
Encoded here:
- the EIF1AX gene encoding eukaryotic translation initiation factor 1A, X-chromosomal, which gives rise to MPKNKGKGGKNRRRGKNENESEKRELVFKEDGQEYAQVIKMLGNGRLEALCFDGVKRLCHIRGKLRKKVWINTSDIILVGLRDYQDNKADVILKYNADEARSLKAYGELPEHAKINETDTFGPGDDDEIQFDDIGDDDEDIDDI